ACATGCCATCAAAGCCGCCAGCCAGAATGTCATGGGTGTGCCCTTCCTCCACTAGCAGTGCTATGAAGACTCCATCATAGTGGGTATTGCGGATTGAGTGGGGACCATTTGGAGTCAGGAGGTGGGCCCAGGCCTCAGGAGATGTCAAGTATGAATCGTAGATATAAAAGAGTGGGAGGCTCTTTCCCATGCTGTTCTTATAGCGGTAAAATGCACCATGGGAGCCATACCtgaggagcaggaagaagagcCTGAGTTGGCAGCCTATGATGAGAGAAGCCAGCACAGCTATAGAACCAGCCATGGATGAGATCTTTCCTGATGCCCACAGCACAGATTAGGATCCAGCCAGTCTACGGAGGTGGACTCATCATGCCTAAGCAAGAACCTggttccccttccccctctcctcagccCTGTCATTGATTTATTCTAGTCTTACTTCCCTACTCTAGGCCAAGCCACCACCATCTTTCATCTGGACTGCAGCAAtagctccctaactggtctgCAGGCTTCCACTCCTACCTCCCTATAATCTactctctcttttaaaatatttactttttcctttactAGAGATATGGTTTTACAGAATTATCATGCATAAAGTATAggatttccatatatcaccccactaccaacaccttgcattggtatggaacatttgttgcaactgaagattaatctcttctcttttaaaaatgtaactcaGATCTGATTGCTCCTTACTGTGACCTACAAGGTCCCACCTACTTGATCTGGCCCTGCTTACTACACTACTACCATTCCTACCCTTTGCTCCAGTTCTACTCCAGCCTTTCTCTTGTGCTGTCATGCCACGCTTGTCCCACCTTATGGCCTTTGCATTTGCCAGCCCTCTGCCTGGAATTTTCTGCCTGTCCCCAGATCTTTTCAGAGCTGACTCTTCATTCAGATACTAGCTCATATGTCATCCCAAAGAGGTTCACTTGACCACCCACCTTAAAGTACTTTCTCAGGCACACACTAACACAACACCCtgctttcttcattattttttcataatatggATCACTAATTTTTCCTGTTTAATTACTGTCTATTCCATTGCATCCCTAACACATACTAGAATGTAAACTAGTCCTATTAACTGTATAACGGGCTTTAGTGCCTAAAACACATAGGcactcaaatattttttgaatgaattaatgacaTGTGCCAGGCAATGTGCAAGCTACTTTCACATATATTAGTTCATGTAATACCCTGAAGATTTAAAGGTTGAAGCTTTTTGATCACAAATTGGAAGATGCAGAACTAGAATTCAAGCCCAATTTGCCTGACTCCACCCAGTCCTCTCAATATAAAACTGCTGCTAGGCACACAGGCATTCCACCCTTCTGTCTCTTGGTCTGCCCCTCCAAACTTTCTATCCCCACCCCATTTTGAACCCCAACAAAATCCCAGCCCAGAGCAGTCTTACGTGTCAATGATGTACTTGATGTTGTCATGTAGAGTGATGTCATCCCGGCCCTTATAAGGCTGGATGTGGAAGGCCACCTGCCACAAATAGAGGATTGACTGGTCAGGTGGGTTTCTTTCCAAGGGCCACAATCCTGACCTGACTGCAGCCACCACTGTATAAGGCTCATGTTTCAACCATGATCTGGATGAGAGGCTGAGTTCAGGAGAGGGTCTGGCAATGTGggtacaaaagaaagaaaaaggcagccACTGCCCTTCAGGACCAAGAGACTACCAAGCCCTGGCCTTTGGGATGAGAAGTTTGCCCAGCTCCCATAGCAGGGCATCTGGGAATCTTCCTGGTGGGCTGTTGCAGCATAGCTAATAGGTTTCAACCTATGTGCCAGCTCTGAGTGATGAGTGCTAGCTGCCTGAAATAATGGGAAGAAGAATGCTGAAACTGTGTCAATGAGTTATAATCTGTTAACCATGTCAGTGATGGACTCGGGAATGGGGAGTAGggcttcatttttcttcctttcccacaAAAGAGGGAAATGACTTAGTTGATTGGCACATTTGGGGAAAATGCCTGGACATGACTGCCTGCTGACAGCACGTGTTGTGCTCTACTCCTTGAGGTCCAGCACTGCCTCCCACAACAAAGGTGAGCCTGACTTCAGTCTGGAGTTCATTTAGAGATACGTTTGGCTCTTGTACCAATCTCCTCCAACCTACCCTCCATCTTAACTAGTAaaagtgatatttagtcttccatttatcctatatttaggtttattttctatttttttttcagaattcaaGAAAAGAAGAGTGATATAGGTACTATTTATTAGGCCCCTCCCCCATTACCACAATCCCCGCATATTGGTCATTCCTTATTTACTGCCAAGAATTCCTGAGGACAGAAGAGGGGACATGTTCTGGGTGGGCCAGAGAACACTTGACCACCTCTTAGAGACTCACCTGAATGTTGTACTGATGGGCAGTGTCCAGAATGGCGGGCACCAGGTCATCTGAGGGTTCCCCATTATCATCGGCCATGCCAGGTGGGTACCAGGACAGGACCAGGACGCCTGAGACACAACACAGAGGCTGCTCTAGAGGCATACAATACCCTCGCTcaacagagattttttttccctctcacttATAAACCATCGTTAACCACAATACAAAGATTTCTGAAAACCGTGACCGAGGCTCCAGCCAAGTTCACTTTCCTTAGGTCAGATTCCAGGGCGGCGCGCTCGGAGCTGTCCACGCCCTCGGTGCTGAAAAGAGCAGCTGCGGAAACCGCATTCAGGTCTGGAAGGGGCCCAAGAAAAGTCAGGGTAGGAGGCGGGCACTCGAGAGTATTAGCAAGAACAAAGGGGAACGGCTCGACAATGACACGCCCACCCGGAAGCCACAGAATAACCTCTGGAGAAGAGACGCACCTCTGAGGTGCCGCAGGGAGAAGAGCCCTGCTTCCCGTGGAAAATGACATTTACTCCTCTAAAGTGTAAGCTCCTGAGGATGGCCCAGGTTTGCCTGATTTGTATACCTCTCACCTCTGACTCTGGCattcaatgttttgtttttgcccCTTAACTTACAAACCATCTCCAGATAGATAAACTGAAATACTACAAAATCCGGCAGAACTCAGTGACAGAATCTGAAATAAGTGAGCCTGGCTCCTCCAAACCAGCCAAGGAGGGTCTTAGCGACTCTCTTTAAGCTGGGTACTTGAGAAGAAGCTCCTTCGTCATGCACCGCGGGCGAGGTTGCCTCTAGAGCAGCCCTTCCCACTGCTCCAGCCTGCACCTGGCGTGACAGCTGAGGCCAGCCCAGTGGCTGCTCCTCTGAAGCTCAGACTCCCGACAAGTCTGAACACAGGTCTCACTTGCCCTCGCCAAACCTACAGGCCGGAGCAGGCATGATGAATACTGCCTCCCAATCCTAGCTGTCCATACCTGTGACGGCCCTCCCGGCAGCTCCGCCTATGGAAGGGCCTGGAGTTGTGAAGGCCAGGGGGTCAGGTGGGGGGAGTCTGAATGGAAGAAGGTGGGGGCGGTGCCGAGTGGCAGTGCAGGATCAGAGTGGGCAGGAAAGAGTGAGAAGCCAAGCTCAGGGGTAAGTGTCCCGTTGACAGGCCCGGCGGGAGTTAGGGTGGTGGGGAAGAAAGGCGAGATTGGGGGACAGGCCTCCCGGGGCGAGGAACGCACCGATGGCGGCTTCCTGGAGCTGGGTCATGTGCTCCCGCAGCACTTCGGGGTCCCGGGAGCTGTAGGGCCCCAGCTCCGGGTAGAAGCTGGAGCCCAAGTCGTCGGGGGGGCTGTGGCGGCCGCGAGGATAGCTGGCCGAAATCTTGGGGTCCCAGTGCGGCACCATGACGTGGTCCCAGTGAACGTAGTGGCCCTCGCGCCGCGGGCTCCCGTACCACGAGTAGTAGAAGGCGTGTAGGTCGGAGTAGACGCGCAGACTGTGCCCGGGGGCAGGCTCGGCCTCCGCGGGGTCCGGTCCCGGGGGGCTACCCGGGCCCGCGgtgcggggcggcggcggcggcggcgggggcgcggcgggcgcggccGGAGCCCGGGCGGCGGGCGCAGGAGCCCCCTCCGGGCGCCGCTCAAAAGGCGCCAACTCCAGGCCCGGGCCCAGAGCCGGGAGTCCGTCCGGGGCCTTGAGCGTGCGCAGGCCCATGAGGGTGCCAAAGGCGAAGAGCAGCACCAGGAAAAGCGCGATGCAAGCGCGGCGCCGTCGCCGGGCCATGACGACCCCTCCGCCGCTCTCGGTGGGCCCGGCTACCTTCCCGAGCGCCGCGCCATGGCCGCCCGCCCGGCTCCCGCGCCCAGCGCAACCCGCGCGCGTTCCAGGGAGACGGCCACGCCGAGCGCCGAGAGCCGAGCGCGGCGTGGGCGGCTCCCCGCCTCTCCCCGCAGTGCGGGCGGGCCCGCAACACACAGAATGGAGGCGGCGCAGACCAAGTGGTCGCGAGCTGAGGGGGGAGGGATAGAATAGAGACCAAGCCCCGCTGAACTGCGAATTTCGTTACCAAAGGATCAGGGTCCTAAGTCCAGCTGCGTTGCTCGCCGAGAGATTGTTGCAGCGAGGTCCAGGCACCTAGTGGGGGCAGAGAATGGCCTTCGTCCGGAGCACTTGAGAAGGACCGGACAGCAGCTTGGAAgcgggtgggggcagaggggagacGGGGAGCGCCTACGGTTTTCCCTCTCTCCACGGTCTTTCCTATCCGTCCCTCCTGGCCGACTTCACTGACCCTTCGCTCGCTGATCTCCTTGACCGCCCTTATCTGCCAGGTCCGCCACCCTTCGGCTCCCCTCTCACGCATCCCGAGACGCCTCTGAAGTCTGAGGAAAGGGAGTCGGGAAACCCCGAGGAATCAGACGCTAAAACACTGGCTGGAGCCTCGAAGGAAGACGGGACCACGACTTGCGCAAGGTCACACTGACCAGCCTGAGCCAGGAGGCTGGGACTGGCTCTCCACAGCTCTTTTCACCGCCTAGACTGCCTTGGTCTCCCGCCTGCCGTCATCCCAGGCTGTCTCTCCTGGACAACTTCCTGGAGTCGTTGAGAATCGAGCGAGGTGGTTCCCATCAAGCCTGGCAAGATACACGCTGACTACATGTGGCCATTTCCTGGACTCTGAGCTCCAGGGAGCAG
Above is a genomic segment from Dasypus novemcinctus isolate mDasNov1 chromosome 9, mDasNov1.1.hap2, whole genome shotgun sequence containing:
- the MANEAL gene encoding glycoprotein endo-alpha-1,2-mannosidase-like protein yields the protein MARRRRRACIALFLVLLFAFGTLMGLRTLKAPDGLPALGPGLELAPFERRPEGAPAPAARAPAAPAAPPPPPPPPRTAGPGSPPGPDPAEAEPAPGHSLRVYSDLHAFYYSWYGSPRREGHYVHWDHVMVPHWDPKISASYPRGRHSPPDDLGSSFYPELGPYSSRDPEVLREHMTQLQEAAIGVLVLSWYPPGMADDNGEPSDDLVPAILDTAHQYNIQVAFHIQPYKGRDDITLHDNIKYIIDTYGSHGAFYRYKNSMGKSLPLFYIYDSYLTSPEAWAHLLTPNGPHSIRNTHYDGVFIALLVEEGHTHDILAGGFDGMYTYFASNGFSFGSSHQNWKAVKNFCDANNLMFIPSVGPGYIDTSIRPWNNHNTRNRVNGKYYETALQAALTVRPEIVSITSFNEWHEGTQIEKAIPKKTPTRLYLDYLPHQPSLYLELTRRWAEHFIKEKEQWLM